In Paramicrobacterium humi, the genomic stretch GACGTAGTCGCCCGGGTGGCCGTAGCGCTCCGCGGCCTCGAAGGCCGAGCGGTGCACGTTGCGCATGATCTCGTGCAGGCGGTGCTCGCTGTCGTCGAATGACCAGCGCTCGCGCGACGCGTTCTGCGTCATCTCGAGTGCGGAGGTCGCGACCCCGCCCGCGTTCGCGGCCTTGCCCGGGCCGAACAGCACGCCGGCCTCCTGGAACGCGCGCACGGCGTCCGGCTGCGTGGGCATGTTCGCGCCCTCGGAGACCGCGACGACGCCGTTCTTGATGAGCGTCTCGGCGTCGCGCAGGCTCAGCTCGTTCTGCGTCGCGCTCGGCAGGGCGATGTCGCCCTTCACGTCCCAGACGGAGCCGTCGCTGATGAAGCGCGCCGAGCTCTTGCGGTTCGCGTACTCCGAGATGCGCAGCCGCTCGACTTCCTTGATCTGCTTGAGCAGGTCGACGTCGATTCCGTCCTCGTCCACGATGTAGCCCGAGGAGTCGGATGCCGTGATGGCGGTTCCGCCGAGCTGCTGCACCTTCTCGATCGCGTAGGTCGCGACGTTGCCCGAGCCGGACACGACGGCCGTGCGACCCTCGATGCCCTCGCCCTTGACGGCGAGCATCTCCTCGGCGAAGAACACGGCGCCGTAGCCGGTCGCCTCGGTTCGCACCTGCGCACCGCCCCAGCCGAGGCCCTTGCCGGTCAGCACGCCGGACTCGTGGCGGTTGGTGAGCTTGCGGTAACGGCCGAAGAGGTAGCCGATCTCGCGGCCGCCCACGCCGATGTCGCCGGCGGGAACGTCGGTGTACTCGCCGATGTGGTGGTACAGCGCGTCCATGAACGACTGGCAGAAGCGCATGATCTCCGCGTCGCTCTTGCCGTGCGGGTCGAAGTCGCTGCCGCCCTTGCCGCCGCCGATGCCCTGCCCGGTGAGCGCGTTCTTGAAGATCTGCTCGAAGCCGAGGAACTTGATGATCGACAGGTTGACGGTGGGGTGGAATCGCAGTCCGCCCTTGTACGGGCCGAGCGCCGAGTTGAACTGCACGCGGAACCCGCGGTTCACCTGCACCTGGTTCTTGTCGTCCGTCCACGGCACGCGGAACATGAGCTGACGCTCGGGCTCGACGAGACGCTCGAGAATGCGCGCGTCGATGAACTCGGGGTGTTCCTTCAGTGCAGGTGCGATCGACTCGAGCACTTCATGCAGGGCCTGGTGGAACTCGGGCTCGTTGGCGTTGCGCGCTGTCGCGGTCGTGTAGACGGAGTCAATGTACTCGTTGACGGAAGAAGTCGTCACATGCGGTCTTTCTGTGTATTGCGGGAAAGCATCAGACAGCACCGGCTGAAGCTCGTCTTGGCAGATACGCGCACGTGGGATGGCGGCGCGTGAAGCGCCGAGACAGAGGGGGTCGGCCTTTCGTGGGGCCAGACACAGTTTGGTCGCTAGGAGCGGGTTTCGTCAATCTCACGATGACGATCGGATGCCGCGAGCTGCCAGCGTGCCGCCATCCAGAACAGACCGCCCAGCCCGATCAGCGCGCCGAGAAATGCGGGGATCATGTACGCGAACGGCTGCCAGCGCATGGCGCTGAAGTACGTGACGACGACGTTCAGCGGGGGCGGATGCTCGTCGAAGGCGACCGCGATCGAGCCTCTCTCGTGGTCCACCCACATCGTCGCCGTCATCGTCGAGAACTCTCCCGACAGCTCGGCGTAGGCGAGCAGCGTCTGGCGCGCGGACTGCAGCATCGACTCCACCTCAAGGTCACCGACACCGCCCTCGACATCCTCCATGGAGCCGAAAAGCAGACGGGCGCTGCCGTCCGGAGGCGTTCCCTCCCGCACCGTGATCGCGGACTGCGCACTCTCGATGCGGTGCGTCATGCCCGTGTGCGTCGAGAAGACTCCTGCCGCGCACAGCACCACTCCGACAAGTGCAGCGATCCCGGCGCCTGAGATCAGTCGCACGGTCAGCGGTTTCCCGCGCGCCCACGCAGCCACGTCGCGGCAGCGAAGAACACGGCCCCGACGGCGGCCAGCAGGCCGACGAGCACCGCGAGCGGCGCGATTCCCCAGCTGACTTGAGTGGCGACGTACTCCTTCACGTCGTCTTCCTGGTTCGTGAAGCCGCCGAACATCCGGTCCACCATCGCCGCCGTGGCGTCGCCGTAGGCGCTGAGCCCCCACACGATCAGTCCGATGCTGACCACGACGATCACCCACAGGAAGGGATTGCGCAGCAGGAGCGCGACCGGACCGAGCCGCGCGGGAGCGGCATCCGCCTTGGCCATCTCCTCGGCCTCGGCGATCGCCTCGGGCGTGAGCTCATCGGCGTGGAAAACGTCCACGTCGTCGTCGGATGCCGCGCGTCGGGCGTGCGCGGCGGTCGCCGTGGTCGGCGACGGCACCCGATGCTCATCGACTCTCGACTCGGCGGGCGGCGCCGCGGGCGAACCATGCCGGTCGGGGTCGTAGCCGGGCTGGAAGCGCGGATCGTAGCGCGGGTCGAACTCGGGTGGCGTCACTGCCTGCTCCTTCGCCTTGTTACGGGCTAGTCTGCCGTACTCCCGACCGCGCTCGCGAGAGAGCGGTCAGTCGTCAGCGCCCGGTTCGGAACTGATGAGGCCGCGCAGCCAGTCGCGCGCTTCGATGTAGACGTCGTCGTCGTAGCGCGGATCGAAGCGGATGGGCTTCTTGTCGGCGCGCGGGTAGGAGCCGAGGAACCGCACGTGCGGACTGAACCGGTGCACGCCCATGAGCGCGTCGGCGACACGCTCATCACGGATGTGTCCGTCGAGGTCGATGACGAAGCGGTAGCGTCCGAGCGCGTCGCCGATGGGCCGCGACTGGATCATCGTCATGTTCACGCCGCGCGTCGAGAACTGCTCGAGCATGTCGAGCAGCGCGCCCGGCTGGTCGACGGGAAGCTCGGCGACGAGACTCGTCTTGTCGGCCCCCGTCGGCTCGGGGATGCGCCGGTCGCGCGTGACGAGGGCGAAGCGCGTCACGGCGTTGCGGTTGTCGCCGATGTGCTCCGCGAGCACGTCGAGGTCGTAGTGCTCGGTGATGGAGGGCGGCGCGATCGCGGCATCCGCGAGCTCGTTCTCGAGCAGGTTCGCGGCCGCCGCCACGTTGCTCGTCGCGGGGATGTGGCCGTGGCCGGGAAGGTTCGCGTCGATCCAGATGCGGCTCTGCGCGTAGGCGACGGGGTGGCCGTTGATGACGCGCACGTCTTCGAGGCGCGTGCCTTTGCGCGCGACGAGGCTGAAGTCCACGGCGACGAGATACTCGCCGACGATGCGCAGTCCGGGCGTCGTCGCGAGCGCGTCCTGGGCGGCCGAGACGCCGCCGTCGATCGAGTTCTCGACCGCGATCACGGCGCCGTCGCTCACGCCCGAGGTGACATCGGCGAGCGCTTCGGGCACGCTGTTGACGCTGCGCCAGTTCTGGCCGGTCGCATCGGGCACTTGCGCGAGGGCCGCCTCCGTGAAGGTTCCGCGGGGACCGAGATAGCTGTACGTCCGGAGGGCAGCGGGATCGTGCGAGGGCATAGCACTGAGCCTAGTCGCCTGTCAGAATGGCCACATGAACGATCGGGCGGGAACACAGGCGACAGCAGACGACCTCATCGACGTCGAAGAACTCATCGCGGCGTACTACCGACGCCAGCCGGACGTGAGCATTCCCGAGCAGCGCGTCGTGTTCGGCACGAGCGGCCATCGCGGCTCGTCGTTCAACACCGCGTTCAACGAGCACCACATCGCGGCGACGACGCAAGCGATCGTCGAGTACCGCGCGTCCATCGGCATCGAGGGGCCGCTGTTCCTCGGCGCCGACACGCACGCGCTGAGCAACCCCGCGAAGACGACAGCGCTCGAGGTTCTCGTCGGCAACGGCATCCACGTGCTCGTCGACGAGTACGACGACTACGTCCCGACGCCGGCGCTGAGCCACGCGATCCTGCGCTACAACAATGATCCGGCCAACAAGAAGAAGGCCGACGGCATCATCATCACGCCGAGCCACAACCCGCCCGGCGACGGCGGCTTCAAGTACAACCCGCCGCATGGCGGTCCCGCGGACACCGACGCGACCTCCTGGATCGCCGAACGCGCCAATGAGCTCATCGCGAGCGGGCTCAGCGACGTGAAGCGCGCGGAGCCGACCGGCGTCGACACGTATGACTTCCGCGGCATATACGTGGACGATCTGCAGAACATCATCGACATGGAGGCGATAAAGAACTCCGGAATCACGATCGGCGCCGACCCCCTCGGCGGCGCGAGCGTGCACTACTGGCAGGCGATCGCTGAGCGTTACGACCTTGACTTGACCGTCCTCAACCCTCTCGTCGATCCCACGTGGCGGTTCATGACCCTCGATTGGGACGGCAAGATCCGCATGGATCCCTCGAGCGCATCCGCAATGGCCTCCGTGCTCGACCACCAGGGCGACTTCGACATCATCACGGGAAACGACGCGGACGCCGACCGTCACGGCATCGTCACGCCCGATGCGGGGCTCATGAACCCCAACCACTTCCTCGCCGTCGCGATCGACTACCTGTACCAGAACCGGCGCGGCTGGCATCCCGAGGCCGCGATCGGCAAGACGCTCGTGTCGAGTTCGATGATCGACCGCGTGGCCGCGTCGCTCGACCGGCGGCTGTGGGAGGTTCCCGTCGGCTTCAAGTGGTTCGTCCCCGGCCTCATCGACGGCTCTGTCGCGTTCGGCGGCGAGGAGAGCGCGGGAGCGAGCTTCCTGCGCAAGGACGGCACGGTCTGGACGACCGACAAGGACGGGATCCTGCTGTGCCTGCTCGCCTCCGAGATCCGCGCGGTGACGGGCAAGTCGCCCTCGCAGCTGTACGACGACCTCACGGCGCGCTTCGGCGCCCCGGCGTACCAGCGCATCGACGCTCCCGCGACTCCCGAGCAGAAGGCCGCGCTCAAGAAGCTCGACGGCGACGCGATAACGGCGACCGAGCTCGCGGGCGAGCCGATCGTCGCGAAGCTCTCGCGCGCCCCCGGGAACGACGAGGCGATCGGCGGCGTGAAGGTCGTGACCGAGAACGCGTGGTTCGCGGCGCGGCCGAGCGGCACCGAGAACGTCTACAAGATCTACGCCGAGTCGTTCAAGGGCGCCGAGCACCTCGCGCAGGTGCAGGACGAGGCAAAGCGCATCGTCGACGCCGCCCTTGGCGGCTGAGGCCTACGCGGGGACCGAGTAGAACCAGACCTGACCGCCAGGGTGCTCCTCGGTGAGGGTCTCGTCGAGGTCGCGGTAGTCGTAGTCGATGTTGTGGCCGATGAGCTTGATGTCGACGCTGCCGTCGGCCGCCGGCACCACGTCGGAGACGATCATCACGTGATCGCGGCGCCCGGTGCCGGTCCAGTCGAAGATCGCGATGTCACCGACCTTGACGTCGCTGCGCTGATCGTCGCTCAGCCGCGTGACCTCCGGGTTCGACTTCAGCCAGTTGTCCATCGCCGGCACGTACGACCAGGCGCTCGTCGCCCGACCGCCGTTGTTGTGCCACGTGGGGGTCTGCTGCCAGCCGCGCGCAACGAGCGTCTGTGAGACGAAGTTGGCGCAGTCTCCGCCGAGCGGGTTGTAATCGCCCCACGCGGCGATGTTGTAGTCGTCCCAGTGGTCGAACGCGTACTGCAGCTGCTTGTCGACCGGTGAGACGACCGCGTAGTCGAAGTCGAGCGCGTCCTTGGGGGTGACCGCTTCCTCGCCGATCCGCACCGACACGTCGACCGATCCGGCCTGGTACTCGGCCGCGTGCGGAACGACGGCCGTCACCGTGTTCTCGTCGACGACGGTGACCTCGGATGCCGCTTCGCCGCCGAATTCGACGGCGCTCACGGTGCCGAGCGATGCGCCCGTGAGGGTCACGGTGTCGCCGCCCGAGACGGAGCCCGTCGACGGCGACATGCTCGCGACGGAGGGGATCGCGGCGGCCGCGGCGGGAGCGCTCGGCACGGGCCGCACGGGAGTCGACGCCGCACCGGGACCGGCGGCGCAGCCGCCGAGAAGCAGCGCCGACAGCGCGAGGGCCGCCGCGATCGCAGAGCGGGAGCGAGCGGCTCGGGGCATGAATCGGCTCTCAATCGAAGGTCGGGGCAGCTCCATGCTAGAGGACGCCGGCTTGAGGGGCACTGTGACTCCACCATGATCACAATTCGGTCACGGTGTTGACAAGCCCTCACGAACCGACCTAGAGTCGGTGCTCGAAACCGTGAGAGCGCTCTCATGCACGAGTGTGAGAGCGCTCTCACACCTCCCTTTCCCTTTCCACACCATCCACAAAGGAGTGATCGTGAAACTCTCACGCCGCACCACCGTCTCCGGGGTCGTCGCGGGCGCCGCAGCGTTCGCGCTTCTCGCGACAGGCTGCTCCGCCGGCTCGGACGCCGCCGCCGACGGCAAGGTCGAACTGACCGTCACCACGTTCGGCACCTTCGGCTACGACGGCCTCTACAAGGAGTACGAGAAGCTGAACCCGAACGTCACCATCAAGGCGACGAACATCGACACGGGCGGCAACGCCCGCACCGACACCTTCACCAAGCTCGCGGCCGGCGACGGCCTGAGCGACATCGTCGCCATCGAGGAAGGCTGGCTCGGCGCGATCATGGAGGTCTCCGACCAGTTCGTCGACCTCAACGACTACGGCGCGCAGGACATCAAGGACCGCTGGCTCGACTGGAAGTTCCAGCAGGGCACAGACCCCGACGGCCGCGTCATCGGCTACGGCACCGACATCGGTCCAACGGGACTCTGCTACAACGGCAAGCTCTTCGAAGCGGCCGGACTGCCGAGCGACCGTGACGCTGTCGCCGAGCTCTTCGGCGGAGCCGACGCGAGCTGGGACAAGTACTTCGAGGTCGGCGCCGAATACACGAAGAAGACCGGCAAGGCCTGGTACGACCACTCGGGCTTCGTCTGGAACTCCATGGTGAACCAGCTCGACGAGGGCTACTACACCGCCGACGGCGAACTCAACGTCAAGGGCAATGACGAGCTGGAGTCGCGCTTCGACCAGCTCGCCGACGCGACGCTGAGCGGCCAGTCCGCCGCGCAGACCGCGTGGGACTGGGGCAAGGGCAAGGCGTTCGTGGACGGCTCCTTCGCGACCTTCGTGTGCCCGGGCTGGATGCTCGGAACCATCAAGGGGCAGCTCGAGGCCGGCGGCGGAGACGCGAGCACCGGCTGGGACTTCGCCGACGTGTTCCCCGGCGGTCCCGTGAACTGGGGCGGATCGTTCCTCTCGATCCCCGAGAGCTCGAAGCACAAGGACGAGGCTGCGAAGCTCGCCGCGTGGCTGACGGACCCCAAGCAGCAGGTCAAGCAGTCGGCCGAGGCCGGCAACTTCCCGAGCACGCTCGACGCCGAGAAGACGCTCGCCGATGAGGCGACGCCGAACGAGCTGTTCAACAACGCGCCCACCGGAGCGATCCTCGCGAAGCGCGCCGAGGGCGTGAAGGCGCAGTTCAAGGGACCCGACGACTCCGTGATTCAGGAGAACGTGTTCGGCCCTGCCCTGCAGCTGCTCGACCAGAAGAAGGCGACGGCCGATGAGGCGTGGGCGAAGGCTCTCGACCTCCTCGACCAGCTCGTCGTCAACAACTGATGAACGGGAGGCTCCCGGTTCACGCCGGGAGCCTCCTCCTGATTGGGTATCCCATGACTGCAACACTCAGCCCCGAGAAGGCCAGCTCGCCTCGCAGCGGGACCGCGCGGGCCTCGGCGCCGCAGCCGGCGTGGCGCCATCGCCTCAGCCGCTTCGACGTCAAGGCGTCTCCGTACTTCTACGTCGCCCCGTTCTTCATCCTGTTCGGCCTCGTCGGTCTCTTCCCCCTCATCTACACGTTCGTCGTCTCGCTCTACGACTGGCACCTCCTGAAAGGGCAGGGCGACTTCGTCGGCCTCGCCAACTTCGTGCACGTGCTGCAGGACGAGTTCTTCTGGAACTCCCTGTTCAACACCTTCAGCATCTTCGTGCTCTCCTCCATCCCGCAGCTGATCGCCGCCGTCGTCATCGCGGCCGTGCTGGACCAGAACATCCGCGGCAAGACGTTCTGGCGCATGAGCGTGCTCCTGCCCTACGTCGTCACGCCCGCCGCCGTCGCCCTGATCTTCTCGAACATGTTCGGCGAGCAGTACGGCCTCATCAACAACCTCCTGCAGAACTTCGGCCTCGACGCGATCGGCTGGAAGACCGACACGCTCGCGAGCCACATCGCGATTGCGACGATGGTCAACTGGCGATGGACGGGCTACAACGCCCTCATCCTGCTCGCCGCTATGCAGTCCGTGCCCCGCGACGTGCACGAGTCGGCCGCCCTCGACGGCGCCGGCGCGATCCGCCGGTTCTTCAGCATCACTCTTCCCGGCATCCGACCCACCATGGTGTTCGTCATCATCACGGCCACGATCGGCGGACTGCAGATCTTCGTCGAGCCGCGCCTGTTCGACGCCGCCACCGCCGGCGGCTCACAGCGCCAGTTCCAGACGACGGTGCTCTACCTGTGGGAGATGGCGTTCTTCCGCCAGAACTTCGGCGAGGCCTCCGCGATCGCCTGGATCCTGTTCCTCATCATCATCGCGTTCGGCATCGTGAACTTCCTGCTCTCGAAGACCATCGCGACGGCCGAGACGAAGACCGCCGTGAACCGGA encodes the following:
- a CDS encoding amidase domain-containing protein, producing the protein MPRAARSRSAIAAALALSALLLGGCAAGPGAASTPVRPVPSAPAAAAAIPSVASMSPSTGSVSGGDTVTLTGASLGTVSAVEFGGEAASEVTVVDENTVTAVVPHAAEYQAGSVDVSVRIGEEAVTPKDALDFDYAVVSPVDKQLQYAFDHWDDYNIAAWGDYNPLGGDCANFVSQTLVARGWQQTPTWHNNGGRATSAWSYVPAMDNWLKSNPEVTRLSDDQRSDVKVGDIAIFDWTGTGRRDHVMIVSDVVPAADGSVDIKLIGHNIDYDYRDLDETLTEEHPGGQVWFYSVPA
- a CDS encoding ABC transporter substrate-binding protein, translating into MKLSRRTTVSGVVAGAAAFALLATGCSAGSDAAADGKVELTVTTFGTFGYDGLYKEYEKLNPNVTIKATNIDTGGNARTDTFTKLAAGDGLSDIVAIEEGWLGAIMEVSDQFVDLNDYGAQDIKDRWLDWKFQQGTDPDGRVIGYGTDIGPTGLCYNGKLFEAAGLPSDRDAVAELFGGADASWDKYFEVGAEYTKKTGKAWYDHSGFVWNSMVNQLDEGYYTADGELNVKGNDELESRFDQLADATLSGQSAAQTAWDWGKGKAFVDGSFATFVCPGWMLGTIKGQLEAGGGDASTGWDFADVFPGGPVNWGGSFLSIPESSKHKDEAAKLAAWLTDPKQQVKQSAEAGNFPSTLDAEKTLADEATPNELFNNAPTGAILAKRAEGVKAQFKGPDDSVIQENVFGPALQLLDQKKATADEAWAKALDLLDQLVVNN
- the gdhA gene encoding NADP-specific glutamate dehydrogenase: MDSVYTTATARNANEPEFHQALHEVLESIAPALKEHPEFIDARILERLVEPERQLMFRVPWTDDKNQVQVNRGFRVQFNSALGPYKGGLRFHPTVNLSIIKFLGFEQIFKNALTGQGIGGGKGGSDFDPHGKSDAEIMRFCQSFMDALYHHIGEYTDVPAGDIGVGGREIGYLFGRYRKLTNRHESGVLTGKGLGWGGAQVRTEATGYGAVFFAEEMLAVKGEGIEGRTAVVSGSGNVATYAIEKVQQLGGTAITASDSSGYIVDEDGIDVDLLKQIKEVERLRISEYANRKSSARFISDGSVWDVKGDIALPSATQNELSLRDAETLIKNGVVAVSEGANMPTQPDAVRAFQEAGVLFGPGKAANAGGVATSALEMTQNASRERWSFDDSEHRLHEIMRNVHRSAFEAAERYGHPGDYVVGANTSAFVQVASAMLAQGVI
- the pheA gene encoding prephenate dehydratase, translated to MPSHDPAALRTYSYLGPRGTFTEAALAQVPDATGQNWRSVNSVPEALADVTSGVSDGAVIAVENSIDGGVSAAQDALATTPGLRIVGEYLVAVDFSLVARKGTRLEDVRVINGHPVAYAQSRIWIDANLPGHGHIPATSNVAAAANLLENELADAAIAPPSITEHYDLDVLAEHIGDNRNAVTRFALVTRDRRIPEPTGADKTSLVAELPVDQPGALLDMLEQFSTRGVNMTMIQSRPIGDALGRYRFVIDLDGHIRDERVADALMGVHRFSPHVRFLGSYPRADKKPIRFDPRYDDDVYIEARDWLRGLISSEPGADD
- the pgm gene encoding phosphoglucomutase (alpha-D-glucose-1,6-bisphosphate-dependent), encoding MNDRAGTQATADDLIDVEELIAAYYRRQPDVSIPEQRVVFGTSGHRGSSFNTAFNEHHIAATTQAIVEYRASIGIEGPLFLGADTHALSNPAKTTALEVLVGNGIHVLVDEYDDYVPTPALSHAILRYNNDPANKKKADGIIITPSHNPPGDGGFKYNPPHGGPADTDATSWIAERANELIASGLSDVKRAEPTGVDTYDFRGIYVDDLQNIIDMEAIKNSGITIGADPLGGASVHYWQAIAERYDLDLTVLNPLVDPTWRFMTLDWDGKIRMDPSSASAMASVLDHQGDFDIITGNDADADRHGIVTPDAGLMNPNHFLAVAIDYLYQNRRGWHPEAAIGKTLVSSSMIDRVAASLDRRLWEVPVGFKWFVPGLIDGSVAFGGEESAGASFLRKDGTVWTTDKDGILLCLLASEIRAVTGKSPSQLYDDLTARFGAPAYQRIDAPATPEQKAALKKLDGDAITATELAGEPIVAKLSRAPGNDEAIGGVKVVTENAWFAARPSGTENVYKIYAESFKGAEHLAQVQDEAKRIVDAALGG
- a CDS encoding carbohydrate ABC transporter permease; its protein translation is MTATLSPEKASSPRSGTARASAPQPAWRHRLSRFDVKASPYFYVAPFFILFGLVGLFPLIYTFVVSLYDWHLLKGQGDFVGLANFVHVLQDEFFWNSLFNTFSIFVLSSIPQLIAAVVIAAVLDQNIRGKTFWRMSVLLPYVVTPAAVALIFSNMFGEQYGLINNLLQNFGLDAIGWKTDTLASHIAIATMVNWRWTGYNALILLAAMQSVPRDVHESAALDGAGAIRRFFSITLPGIRPTMVFVIITATIGGLQIFVEPRLFDAATAGGSQRQFQTTVLYLWEMAFFRQNFGEASAIAWILFLIIIAFGIVNFLLSKTIATAETKTAVNRKARRAAKRSAAQGGIR